Proteins encoded by one window of Bacteroidota bacterium:
- a CDS encoding T9SS type A sorting domain-containing protein, whose protein sequence is MTRGYGQAPEIEWQKTIGGSGYDWLKCSQITFDGGIILAGNSSSGISGDKTEDTIGGWDVWVIKLDSNYNIEWQNTIGGDQGEGIEGLQQTIDGGYILGCISNSDISGDKTENHLGGADSLGNYYDYWVVKLDSNGNIEWENTIGGWEDDFLYSISQTDDHGFIVGGHSESYVSGDKTESSISGAPDYWVIKLDSVGNIIWQNNIGGTSLDYLCSTKQTADGGYILGGYSASGISGDKTEASLGSYDLWIIKLDSSGNIEWQNTIGGSNWDYLTSIELTNGNGYVISAHSYSGISGDKTEENFGFEDYWVVKLDSLGNIEWQNTIGGSKRDNLKSIQNTSDGGFILGGYSNSGITGDKIENNYTGADIYGNNYYDYWIIKLDSTGLIEWQNTLGGSESDLGWFAQQTPEGNYLISGWSYSGASVDKTEEGIGDRDFWIIKLFPDCTFNTEICNDIDDDCNGFIDDALPIFTMYADNDNDTFGNSDFDTLTCYATAPGYSSDSTDCNDANFLINPGANEFCNHLDDNCNILIDDDLPQFILYYDQDGDHFGNVLIDTSTCFFDLANYQSDSTDCDDTNPLIYPGAPEILDGLDNNCNQIVDEGVGLDGIKNENAISIYPNPANDKIILSINTQFNINSSSNITICDLSGKNILQMIIKSGETEIDVSEFINGFYFVKVVIDGSKFMHKLIVE, encoded by the coding sequence ATGACTCGTGGTTACGGGCAGGCTCCAGAAATTGAATGGCAAAAAACGATCGGGGGAAGCGGATATGACTGGTTAAAGTGTTCTCAAATTACATTCGATGGTGGAATTATACTCGCCGGAAATTCGTCTTCAGGAATATCGGGAGATAAAACTGAGGACACTATTGGCGGCTGGGATGTTTGGGTAATAAAACTTGATTCTAATTATAATATCGAGTGGCAAAATACAATTGGAGGTGATCAAGGTGAAGGCATTGAGGGTTTGCAACAAACTATTGACGGAGGATATATTTTGGGTTGCATTTCCAATTCTGATATTTCAGGTGATAAAACAGAAAATCATTTAGGAGGTGCCGATTCTTTGGGGAATTATTATGATTATTGGGTTGTAAAACTTGATTCCAATGGCAATATTGAGTGGGAAAATACAATAGGTGGGTGGGAGGATGATTTTCTGTATTCAATTTCTCAAACGGATGATCATGGTTTCATCGTAGGCGGTCATTCTGAATCATATGTTTCAGGTGATAAAACGGAGTCTTCCATTTCAGGTGCTCCAGATTATTGGGTGATTAAATTAGATAGTGTTGGAAATATTATTTGGCAAAATAATATTGGCGGAACAAGTCTGGATTATTTATGCTCAACAAAACAAACAGCAGATGGGGGTTATATTTTAGGTGGATATTCGGCCTCCGGAATTTCCGGGGATAAAACAGAAGCCAGTTTAGGGTCATATGATCTCTGGATAATTAAACTGGATTCATCAGGGAACATTGAATGGCAAAATACTATTGGTGGCTCAAACTGGGATTATTTAACGTCGATTGAATTAACTAATGGAAATGGATATGTAATTAGTGCCCACTCCTATTCTGGAATTTCCGGTGATAAAACTGAAGAGAATTTTGGTTTTGAAGATTATTGGGTAGTGAAATTAGATTCATTAGGAAATATCGAATGGCAAAATACCATTGGAGGAAGTAAGAGGGATAATTTAAAATCAATTCAAAATACCAGCGATGGGGGATTTATTTTGGGTGGTTATTCAAATTCTGGTATAACAGGTGATAAAATAGAAAATAATTATACGGGCGCTGATATTTATGGTAATAATTATTATGATTATTGGATAATAAAATTAGATTCAACGGGTCTTATCGAATGGCAAAATACACTTGGAGGAAGTGAGAGTGATTTAGGCTGGTTTGCTCAGCAAACACCTGAAGGCAATTATTTAATTAGTGGCTGGTCTTATTCCGGAGCATCAGTAGATAAAACAGAAGAAGGTATTGGAGATAGAGATTTTTGGATAATTAAACTTTTCCCTGACTGTACATTTAATACAGAAATATGTAATGATATTGATGATGATTGCAATGGATTTATAGATGATGCTCTTCCTATATTTACAATGTATGCTGATAATGATAACGACACCTTCGGGAATTCAGATTTTGATACTTTAACATGTTATGCCACTGCACCGGGTTACTCCAGTGATAGCACTGACTGCAATGATGCTAATTTTTTAATTAATCCGGGTGCAAATGAATTCTGCAATCATTTGGATGATAATTGTAATATACTGATCGATGATGATTTACCTCAATTTATTCTTTATTATGATCAAGACGGAGATCATTTTGGAAATGTATTAATTGATACTTCAACATGTTTTTTCGATTTGGCTAATTATCAATCTGACAGCACGGATTGTGATGATACCAATCCTTTAATTTATCCAGGTGCTCCTGAAATACTGGACGGGCTGGATAATAATTGCAATCAAATTGTGGATGAAGGAGTTGGATTAGATGGGATAAAAAACGAAAATGCTATTTCCATTTACCCAAATCCTGCAAATGATAAAATAATCCTTTCAATTAATACCCAATTCAATATAAATTCTTCATCAAACATTACAATATGCGATTTATCAGGGAAAAATATTTTGCAAATGATAATTAAATCAGGTGAAACTGAAATTGATGTTTCGGAATTTATTAATGGATTTTATTTTGTAAAAGTAGTTATTGATGGAAGTAAATTTATGCATAAATTGATTGTTGAATGA
- a CDS encoding winged helix-turn-helix transcriptional regulator translates to MGLAKIEDFTIRENKIAQFAKALAHPARIAILQLLLKKQTCYCGDIVEEMPLSQSTVSQHLKELKNAGLIKGTIDGAKICYCIDEIVWEQAQHYLVALLKTPVQTNKCC, encoded by the coding sequence ATGGGATTAGCCAAAATTGAAGATTTTACCATACGGGAAAACAAGATTGCCCAATTTGCCAAGGCATTGGCGCATCCTGCTCGTATTGCCATTCTTCAGCTATTGCTGAAAAAACAAACTTGTTATTGCGGGGATATTGTGGAAGAAATGCCCTTATCACAATCCACTGTTTCGCAGCACCTTAAGGAACTAAAAAATGCAGGTTTGATCAAGGGAACCATCGATGGGGCCAAAATTTGTTATTGTATTGATGAAATCGTCTGGGAACAGGCACAGCATTACCTCGTGGCGCTTTTGAAAACGCCGGTTCAGACAAATAAATGCTGCTGA
- a CDS encoding G-D-S-L family lipolytic protein, with the protein MKLFKNIRYKIASLFLLFRIHGDVSGQMTASGNFDPEINYYRQVDTVGQLPQNPILFIGSSSIKNWIKLDSAFVGYPILNRGFGGSTFEDVINYADDVILKYDPKQIVIYCGENDFAAVDTISPEIVFSRFVNLISVIRNKYTDVPIIYISLKPSPSKINMMHKIIAFNTMVAVYSAQQSNITFANIYSRMLTPDGRPDTTYFYDDKLHMNEKGYGVWNEIVRPLLVE; encoded by the coding sequence ATGAAATTATTTAAGAATATAAGATATAAAATAGCGAGTCTTTTTTTATTGTTCAGAATTCATGGAGATGTATCGGGGCAAATGACCGCGTCGGGAAATTTTGATCCGGAGATCAATTATTATCGTCAGGTGGATACTGTTGGTCAGTTGCCTCAAAATCCGATTCTGTTTATTGGAAGTTCGTCGATAAAAAACTGGATCAAATTGGATAGTGCTTTTGTTGGGTATCCAATTTTAAATCGGGGATTTGGCGGTTCTACTTTTGAGGATGTAATAAATTATGCCGATGATGTGATATTAAAATACGATCCAAAACAGATCGTAATTTATTGTGGTGAAAATGATTTTGCTGCGGTTGATACAATATCCCCCGAAATTGTTTTCTCGCGGTTTGTGAATTTAATTTCTGTCATCAGAAATAAATATACAGATGTTCCCATTATATATATTTCTTTGAAACCGAGCCCCTCCAAAATAAATATGATGCATAAAATTATTGCATTTAATACTATGGTTGCAGTTTATTCAGCACAACAAAGTAATATCACCTTTGCAAATATTTATTCGCGAATGCTTACTCCCGATGGACGGCCGGATACTACTTATTTTTATGATGATAAATTACATATGAATGAGAAGGGATATGGGGTTTGGAATGAGATAGTACGCCCGCTATTAGTGGAATGA
- a CDS encoding MIP family channel protein has product MKRYLAEFIGTFALVFCGTGAIIINEQSGVISHAGIAITFGLIVMVMIYAVGNISGAHFNPAVTIAFTAAKKFPLDQLSQYIIAQVGGAVLASLILKFLFPENILLGTTLPSGTDLQSFVLEIILTFFLMFVIINVAHGSKEQGMFAGLAIGSTVLLDAMFAGPISGASMNPARSFSPALISGEFSHLWIYLTAPIIGALLAVLLHNILTKPDAIKLQSN; this is encoded by the coding sequence ATGAAACGATATCTTGCTGAATTTATTGGCACTTTTGCTTTGGTATTTTGTGGTACGGGTGCAATAATTATCAACGAACAAAGCGGTGTTATTTCTCATGCAGGAATTGCAATTACTTTCGGATTAATTGTTATGGTAATGATATATGCTGTCGGAAATATTTCCGGTGCGCATTTTAATCCTGCGGTGACAATTGCATTTACTGCTGCAAAAAAATTTCCACTCGATCAATTATCACAATATATAATTGCGCAGGTTGGTGGGGCCGTACTCGCTTCATTAATTTTAAAATTTCTTTTTCCCGAAAATATTTTATTGGGAACCACACTTCCTTCAGGAACTGATTTGCAAAGTTTCGTTTTGGAAATTATTCTCACCTTCTTTTTAATGTTTGTAATAATTAATGTTGCACATGGTTCTAAAGAACAAGGCATGTTCGCCGGACTTGCAATTGGTTCCACTGTTCTATTGGATGCCATGTTTGCCGGACCAATTTCCGGCGCATCCATGAATCCCGCCAGATCATTTTCCCCAGCTTTAATTTCAGGAGAATTCTCGCATTTATGGATATACCTTACCGCCCCAATAATTGGTGCTCTCCTTGCAGTTTTACTTCATAATATCCTCACAAAACCAGATGCAATTAAATTGCAGTCAAATTAA
- a CDS encoding arsenate reductase ArsC, which yields MSPIKVLFLCVHNSARSQMAEAYLKKFGGSAFEVESAGLEPGKLNPLAIAVMQEDGIDISNNPTKDVFGMYKDGKLFNYVVTVCDAHNSERCPVFPGITTRIGWEFDDPSSFTGTQEEKLERTRVVRDQIKASVKQFIQDRNL from the coding sequence ATGTCACCAATAAAAGTTTTATTTCTATGTGTGCACAATAGTGCAAGGAGCCAGATGGCGGAAGCTTATTTGAAAAAATTTGGAGGTTCTGCCTTTGAAGTGGAAAGTGCAGGATTGGAACCCGGAAAATTAAATCCTCTTGCAATTGCAGTGATGCAGGAGGATGGAATTGATATTTCAAACAATCCGACAAAAGATGTTTTTGGAATGTATAAGGATGGAAAATTATTTAATTATGTAGTAACAGTTTGCGACGCACATAATTCAGAACGTTGTCCTGTATTTCCGGGAATTACAACACGTATAGGTTGGGAGTTTGATGATCCTTCCTCTTTTACAGGTACACAGGAAGAAAAGTTGGAAAGAACACGTGTCGTAAGAGATCAGATAAAAGCTTCGGTTAAACAATTTATTCAGGACAGAAATCTTTAA